The Oceanisphaera avium genome includes a region encoding these proteins:
- a CDS encoding GNAT family N-acetyltransferase: MIRAARPTDEQAIHDIWLLASLQAHDFIPAAFWWQQQEALRARYLPEAEIWLWDQAGDIQGFVALLDDYVAALFVRPDCQQQGIGRQLLNNVKNKRRQLLMRVYCENDIAMNFYLSQGFTVVKEEIDTASGQPILFLRYLPANSH; the protein is encoded by the coding sequence ATGATACGAGCTGCTAGGCCAACAGATGAGCAAGCCATTCATGACATTTGGTTATTAGCTTCTTTGCAAGCGCACGACTTTATTCCTGCGGCTTTTTGGTGGCAGCAACAAGAAGCGCTGCGCGCGCGTTATTTACCCGAGGCAGAAATTTGGCTATGGGATCAAGCAGGAGATATACAGGGCTTTGTCGCGTTACTTGATGATTATGTGGCGGCCTTGTTCGTGCGCCCCGATTGCCAACAACAAGGGATAGGCCGCCAGTTGTTGAACAACGTAAAAAATAAACGCCGCCAATTATTAATGCGTGTTTATTGTGAAAACGACATTGCGATGAATTTTTATTTAAGCCAAGGCTTTACGGTCGTAAAAGAAGAAATAGATACCGCCAGTGGCCAGCCGATATTATTTTTAAGATACCTTCCTGCTAACAGCCATTAA
- a CDS encoding GNAT family N-acetyltransferase, protein MEIRKIRSGEAGSIWRLLHDTVHRINDADYSQDELVVWAPDEYDAPHWVSRFIRTHPIVATEGRALLGFAELAEDGRIDLFYVHHAHQGQGVGRALMQRLKAEAGARGLKRLYCEASITAKPFFERMGFTFVEQKELARKGERVQVLLMESRV, encoded by the coding sequence ATGGAAATTAGAAAAATCCGCAGTGGCGAAGCGGGCAGTATTTGGCGTTTGCTCCACGATACCGTGCACCGCATCAATGACGCGGATTATAGTCAAGATGAGCTTGTAGTATGGGCACCCGATGAATATGACGCGCCCCATTGGGTGAGTCGTTTTATTCGCACTCATCCAATAGTAGCGACCGAGGGGCGGGCCTTATTAGGGTTTGCCGAGTTAGCTGAAGACGGTCGCATCGACTTATTCTACGTTCATCATGCACACCAAGGGCAAGGGGTAGGGCGCGCCTTAATGCAGCGTCTTAAGGCCGAAGCGGGTGCTCGTGGCTTAAAGCGACTCTATTGCGAAGCCAGTATTACCGCTAAGCCCTTTTTTGAGCGAATGGGCTTTACCTTTGTTGAGCAAAAAGAGTTAGCGCGCAAGGGTGAGCGAGTGCAGGTGTTATTAATGGAAAGTCGAGTTTAA
- a CDS encoding tyrosine-type recombinase/integrase has protein sequence MANITDKSLRAKATSKSQWLRESMIWGHGSLLARITPAGERLFYFEYTNSNKKRVTLPIGTFGAKEGLISLAVARQKAMQLASLHKEGYVDLKEHLEQEEQLQAIARESQLAKDRAERAAVEAQVTVRELFEHWAQVVLVNRKDGGAEIRRMFNKDVLPIIGDIYVADVKKGHITLVTDKLLARQVNNTAKRALALMRQMFRFAVDRDIIEHDPTASLRKASIGGKTVERDRILSEDEIQLLAMKLPKANLLLTSQIAVWLSLSTCCRIGELLSAKWKHLDFDKGIWTIPPENSKNGKLHTVYLSEFSKQKFLELKRINGDFVYCYPNRAGDNHICTKTVTRQLSDRQKQGEQEAYSNRSKHKEALVLSHGGKWTPHDLRRTGATLMTALGVLPEVAERCLNHTDDNKVRRIYQRYSYQDEMADAWRLLGEHISKLTSIN, from the coding sequence ATGGCTAATATCACTGATAAATCATTACGAGCAAAAGCAACTTCCAAAAGCCAGTGGCTACGTGAGTCGATGATCTGGGGCCATGGTTCTCTTCTTGCAAGAATAACTCCTGCCGGTGAGAGACTCTTCTATTTTGAGTATACCAACTCCAACAAAAAAAGAGTGACACTGCCTATTGGTACATTTGGAGCTAAAGAAGGCCTGATTAGTTTGGCGGTTGCCAGGCAGAAAGCCATGCAGTTGGCATCGTTACACAAAGAGGGGTACGTCGACCTAAAAGAGCACCTTGAGCAGGAAGAGCAGCTTCAAGCTATTGCTCGAGAGTCACAACTTGCTAAAGATAGGGCAGAGCGAGCTGCTGTAGAGGCTCAAGTTACGGTACGTGAGCTATTCGAGCACTGGGCTCAGGTTGTTTTAGTTAATCGTAAAGATGGTGGCGCAGAAATACGTCGGATGTTTAATAAGGATGTGCTGCCTATCATCGGCGACATATATGTTGCTGACGTGAAAAAGGGCCATATCACCTTAGTAACCGATAAACTTCTTGCTCGGCAAGTAAACAATACTGCTAAGAGAGCTTTGGCATTAATGCGGCAAATGTTTAGGTTTGCGGTTGATCGAGATATTATTGAGCACGATCCCACCGCTAGTCTTCGTAAAGCGAGTATTGGCGGCAAGACGGTAGAGCGAGACCGTATATTAAGTGAAGATGAGATCCAGCTCTTAGCTATGAAGCTACCCAAAGCTAACCTATTACTGACTTCTCAGATTGCAGTCTGGCTTAGCTTATCTACTTGCTGCCGGATAGGGGAGTTACTATCAGCGAAGTGGAAGCATCTAGACTTTGATAAGGGTATCTGGACCATCCCTCCGGAGAATAGTAAAAACGGTAAGCTGCACACCGTTTATTTGTCAGAATTCAGTAAGCAGAAGTTTCTAGAGTTAAAGCGCATCAATGGCGACTTTGTTTACTGCTATCCAAACCGTGCTGGTGATAACCATATCTGCACTAAGACGGTGACTAGGCAGTTAAGTGATAGACAAAAACAAGGTGAGCAGGAAGCTTATTCCAATCGTAGTAAGCATAAAGAAGCCTTGGTGCTATCACATGGCGGCAAGTGGACACCGCACGATCTAAGGCGTACAGGTGCGACTCTAATGACCGCTTTAGGGGTATTACCTGAAGTAGCAGAGCGCTGCCTTAACCATACGGATGACAACAAAGTTAGACGCATTTACCAGCGCTACAGCTACCAAGACGAGATGGCTGATGCCTGGCGTTTGCTGGGTGAGCATATTAGTAAATTAACTTCTATAAATTAA
- a CDS encoding inovirus Gp2 family protein: protein MTTYSKRKCVSKRRYKKSYKNKIKVTLDRALSEHPRTFSIRFDLRFPKPVTDEDSKKVIWYQINNDRGVISRFFDSFKEMVKADMNKRIKSGVRVHKTSVRYVWAREKDTSVNVHYHVHVFVNKDTYFKFVSSKENKPVLRSLAIRAWASALGIEPDIAVPLVYVPDNSTCSLNKNELAHIFEEQYNTLLNRIYYLAKEETKYTEDGGRSFGCSSK, encoded by the coding sequence ATGACTACATATAGTAAACGTAAATGTGTTAGTAAGAGGCGGTATAAGAAGAGCTACAAGAACAAGATAAAAGTAACTTTGGATAGAGCCTTAAGCGAGCATCCTAGAACCTTTTCTATAAGGTTCGATTTGAGGTTTCCCAAACCGGTCACAGATGAAGATAGTAAGAAAGTAATTTGGTATCAAATTAATAATGATAGAGGTGTCATTTCTAGATTCTTTGATTCTTTTAAAGAGATGGTGAAAGCTGATATGAATAAAAGAATTAAGTCGGGGGTGAGGGTTCATAAAACTTCTGTTAGATATGTGTGGGCAAGAGAAAAAGATACTTCAGTTAATGTTCATTATCATGTTCATGTTTTTGTGAATAAAGATACTTACTTTAAGTTTGTAAGCTCTAAAGAAAACAAACCTGTATTGCGTTCTCTTGCTATAAGAGCATGGGCAAGTGCTTTGGGTATAGAGCCTGACATTGCTGTTCCTTTAGTTTACGTTCCTGATAATTCAACGTGCTCCCTAAATAAAAATGAGCTAGCCCATATCTTTGAAGAGCAATACAACACGCTTCTTAACAGGATTTACTATCTAGCTAAAGAAGAGACTAAGTACACCGAAGACGGTGGGCGTTCTTTTGGCTGTAGCTCGAAGTAA
- a CDS encoding helix-turn-helix transcriptional regulator: MRLIKIKEVMDCTGLARSTIYKYIASETFPKPVCLGSRAVAWVEDEIHDWILEKIESRDNVH; encoded by the coding sequence ATGAGACTAATTAAAATTAAAGAAGTAATGGACTGTACTGGTTTGGCTCGCTCTACTATTTACAAATACATTGCAAGTGAGACGTTTCCTAAGCCGGTATGTTTAGGTTCTCGTGCTGTGGCTTGGGTAGAAGATGAGATACACGACTGGATACTTGAGAAAATAGAATCTCGTGATAATGTACATTAA
- a CDS encoding YqaJ viral recombinase family nuclease produces MKIRYGNAFRLADTKALTHEQWLKIRQSGIASSDAAVALGLSRYKSPLSLWLEKTERHPAADLSDNEAVFWGSTLEPVLAYVYAKRTGLKVRRVNAVLQHSEHPFMLANLDREVLGHADGIGTLEIKTAGYHSAQHWEEGIPLAYQCQVLHQLAVTGHAWADVAVLIAGQDFRIYRVTRDEDKIADLIARERAFWQHVTNDTQPEPDGSEDAAKALQALYPTDDSQTLDLSDSSEMNTLFDHFLNARQQKEEAEARESQLKQQLQASLGPASTAVFQEGKVSWKKTKDRVMPDVEKLTTQHPEWLQQCSKTIPGSRRFMV; encoded by the coding sequence ATGAAAATACGTTACGGTAATGCCTTTCGTCTCGCTGATACGAAAGCTCTCACACATGAACAATGGCTGAAGATACGCCAATCCGGTATCGCATCTTCTGATGCCGCCGTTGCATTGGGATTATCTCGTTATAAAAGTCCGCTATCGCTGTGGCTAGAGAAGACAGAGCGTCATCCTGCCGCTGACCTGTCCGATAACGAGGCAGTATTCTGGGGCTCAACTCTAGAACCGGTGCTGGCTTATGTATACGCAAAGCGCACAGGACTAAAGGTACGCAGAGTTAATGCGGTGCTTCAACACTCCGAACATCCTTTTATGCTGGCTAACTTGGATCGCGAGGTATTAGGTCATGCAGATGGGATAGGTACCCTAGAAATAAAGACGGCAGGTTATCACTCAGCTCAACATTGGGAAGAAGGCATTCCCCTAGCTTATCAATGCCAAGTGCTACACCAGTTAGCCGTAACAGGTCACGCCTGGGCTGATGTAGCCGTTCTAATTGCTGGCCAAGACTTTCGTATTTATCGTGTAACACGAGACGAAGATAAGATTGCCGATCTTATTGCTCGTGAGCGCGCATTCTGGCAACACGTGACTAATGACACACAACCAGAGCCTGATGGCTCCGAAGACGCTGCAAAGGCCTTACAGGCGCTTTATCCCACCGATGATAGCCAAACCCTAGATTTATCTGACTCATCTGAAATGAATACTCTGTTTGATCATTTTCTTAACGCTCGCCAACAGAAAGAAGAGGCTGAAGCCCGTGAGTCTCAACTCAAGCAACAGCTGCAAGCTTCTCTTGGCCCAGCTAGCACCGCTGTTTTTCAAGAAGGGAAAGTCAGCTGGAAGAAAACAAAAGATCGAGTCATGCCTGATGTAGAAAAACTTACGACTCAGCATCCTGAGTGGCTACAGCAATGCAGTAAAACCATTCCTGGTAGTCGTCGCTTTATGGTGTAA
- a CDS encoding recombination directionality factor, whose amino-acid sequence MIKGLAITPPIIGRISIGKMISKNDKWLPEKDDSFTLTTQIQNRNGWMLHPLHQQYSESAANGKIRAIPAQVMFNDSDLNLRAEYSAFDRSTGRPLCVGNGEIAKRVCEQGIEEVACPSPERCRFAYEQGCKLYGRLNVQIEGQNDELGSFIFRTTGYNSVRTLYARLRYFEAVSAGATRHLPLLLKLRAKSTTQSYRTPVYYVDLTLRDEETLISAVRNAQLEAENYRQAGVDSESLEKTARLLLQNGQFEDSAEEVPLLLEEFYPATDSNEEDTATFPPPYVPPALVTSLGNHIKH is encoded by the coding sequence ATGATCAAAGGCCTCGCTATTACTCCGCCCATTATTGGCCGGATCAGTATCGGTAAAATGATCAGTAAAAATGATAAGTGGCTACCGGAGAAAGATGACAGCTTCACCCTCACCACTCAGATCCAAAATCGTAATGGTTGGATGCTGCACCCTTTGCACCAACAGTATTCTGAAAGCGCTGCCAATGGGAAGATCCGTGCTATTCCGGCCCAGGTTATGTTTAACGACAGTGATTTAAACTTGCGTGCGGAATACAGCGCCTTCGACCGCAGCACTGGCCGTCCACTTTGTGTTGGTAATGGAGAAATAGCTAAGCGCGTCTGCGAACAGGGAATAGAGGAGGTGGCTTGCCCGAGTCCAGAACGTTGCCGCTTTGCTTACGAGCAAGGCTGCAAACTCTACGGCCGACTAAACGTGCAAATTGAAGGTCAGAACGATGAGTTAGGAAGTTTTATCTTTCGAACCACTGGCTACAACTCAGTACGGACCCTTTACGCCAGACTGCGTTATTTCGAAGCTGTGAGTGCCGGTGCTACTCGACACCTGCCATTGTTACTTAAGCTAAGGGCCAAAAGTACCACACAGTCTTATCGAACCCCTGTGTACTACGTTGATCTGACCCTGCGGGACGAAGAGACACTGATCAGTGCAGTACGCAACGCTCAACTCGAGGCTGAAAATTACCGTCAAGCTGGCGTTGATAGTGAAAGCTTAGAAAAGACTGCACGACTGTTACTGCAAAATGGACAGTTTGAAGACAGCGCCGAAGAAGTGCCGTTGCTACTGGAAGAGTTCTATCCCGCGACAGACAGTAACGAAGAAGACACGGCTACCTTTCCACCCCCATACGTACCGCCAGCTTTAGTGACAAGCTTGGGCAATCACATTAAACACTAA
- a CDS encoding lecithin retinol acyltransferase family protein, with protein MNTGTHLISYRFGYSHHGLYVGDNQVIHYAGSLSGEETGRIELSTLEDFTQGNGFHIKHHPVRYYDDHESVDRAYARLGEENYHVLLNNCEHFVIWCIQGFSYSHQVTRAINSGMSLQRLIAGAPTTAQKLPSPFLIGQQLPLSSHMLQGTSVTIVDTLINYGINQLFRWLKHR; from the coding sequence ATGAATACAGGCACCCATCTTATTTCGTACCGATTTGGTTATAGCCATCACGGGCTTTACGTAGGAGATAACCAAGTGATCCACTATGCAGGCTCTTTGTCAGGTGAAGAAACCGGCAGAATAGAGCTAAGCACACTAGAAGATTTTACCCAAGGCAATGGCTTTCATATCAAACACCATCCAGTTCGTTATTACGATGATCATGAAAGCGTAGACAGAGCTTATGCCAGGCTGGGGGAAGAGAATTATCACGTATTACTAAATAACTGCGAACACTTTGTTATTTGGTGTATTCAGGGCTTTTCCTACAGCCATCAAGTCACCCGAGCCATCAATTCGGGTATGTCACTTCAGAGGCTGATTGCTGGCGCGCCAACTACCGCTCAAAAATTACCATCACCATTTCTAATAGGTCAGCAATTACCTCTATCCAGTCATATGTTGCAAGGCACATCAGTCACGATTGTCGACACACTAATTAATTACGGAATCAACCAGCTATTCCGCTGGCTAAAGCATAGATAG
- the radC gene encoding RadC family protein, with the protein MRYHKLKSGELPGTYVVQEAVTEADILLMAQQLSRKRLAKGRKIERPEIVFEYLQTLLQSYEYEVFAAIFLDNQHRILGFEELFKGTIDAASVYPREVVKRALQLNAAALIFVHNHPSGDPEPSRADIAITLRLRDALNTVDIRTLDHVVLGLEGCVSLAGRGEI; encoded by the coding sequence ATGCGCTACCACAAACTAAAATCAGGTGAGCTACCTGGTACCTATGTCGTGCAAGAAGCAGTGACTGAAGCAGATATCTTACTAATGGCACAACAGCTATCCAGAAAACGTTTAGCCAAGGGCCGTAAAATTGAGCGTCCCGAGATCGTATTTGAATATTTACAAACGTTACTACAAAGCTACGAGTATGAAGTTTTCGCTGCGATATTTCTTGATAACCAACATCGAATCCTAGGTTTTGAGGAGTTGTTTAAAGGCACCATAGATGCGGCTAGCGTCTACCCACGTGAAGTAGTAAAAAGAGCACTACAACTGAATGCTGCTGCTCTGATCTTCGTGCATAATCATCCATCTGGCGATCCTGAACCCAGCAGAGCCGATATCGCTATCACTCTGCGTCTACGCGATGCGCTCAACACGGTCGATATCCGTACCTTGGATCATGTGGTCCTAGGGTTAGAAGGCTGTGTGTCACTGGCCGGAAGAGGGGAGATATAA
- a CDS encoding preprotein translocase subunit SecB has protein sequence MAKVSEKLQQAIDGLVIQDVYLKSSKAHCAEGFDPKSTELDSLLVQQMHVVHRSELVQINDDGQLVRIYVRMGTRWVSQIDSEESDIKAHIEADFIAEYQLTAELEQDAIDEFALKNASFHVWPYWREFLSSQCERLRLPRVVLPTVQFSKQ, from the coding sequence ATGGCTAAGGTAAGTGAAAAGCTACAACAGGCCATTGACGGCTTGGTAATCCAAGATGTGTATCTAAAGTCCAGCAAAGCCCATTGTGCCGAAGGCTTTGACCCAAAGTCGACTGAGCTTGATTCTTTGCTAGTGCAACAAATGCATGTGGTACACCGTAGTGAGCTTGTTCAGATAAATGACGATGGTCAGCTGGTACGTATTTATGTTCGCATGGGTACTCGATGGGTCAGCCAAATAGACAGTGAAGAATCAGATATCAAAGCTCATATTGAAGCTGACTTCATTGCTGAATATCAGTTAACTGCTGAACTTGAGCAAGATGCGATTGATGAGTTTGCATTAAAAAACGCCAGTTTCCATGTGTGGCCGTATTGGCGTGAATTTTTAAGCTCCCAATGCGAACGTTTACGCTTGCCAAGAGTAGTACTGCCTACGGTACAGTTTAGTAAGCAGTGA
- a CDS encoding type II toxin-antitoxin system MqsA family antitoxin, with product MNNQTCPICEMGQLHAHSEFVTVEHLGQQGQIESRYAECDYCGSEQAGTVEARFNKRAMIAFKKQVQGLLTGAEVKELRKHWGLNQVDAAKVFGGGPVAFSKYEADDVMQSDAMDKLLRLAAEMPAALDKLLAKVGVARKIEVNWENVAVVNFSAHKRKTKVIKSHELEREACYG from the coding sequence ATGAATAATCAAACTTGTCCAATTTGTGAAATGGGGCAGTTACACGCTCACAGTGAGTTTGTGACTGTTGAGCATCTAGGCCAACAAGGCCAAATTGAAAGCCGTTATGCTGAGTGTGACTACTGCGGCAGTGAACAAGCAGGAACCGTTGAAGCGCGCTTTAACAAGCGAGCCATGATTGCATTTAAAAAACAGGTGCAAGGCTTACTTACCGGTGCAGAGGTAAAAGAACTACGTAAACACTGGGGTTTAAATCAAGTCGATGCAGCCAAAGTGTTTGGCGGCGGTCCAGTGGCTTTTTCAAAGTATGAAGCTGACGATGTGATGCAGTCTGATGCAATGGACAAATTACTACGCCTAGCGGCCGAGATGCCGGCAGCGTTAGACAAACTGCTAGCGAAGGTTGGAGTTGCTCGTAAAATCGAGGTTAACTGGGAAAACGTCGCCGTGGTGAATTTTAGTGCGCATAAGCGTAAGACTAAGGTAATTAAATCGCACGAGCTCGAACGTGAGGCCTGTTATGGCTAA
- the mads1 gene encoding methylation-associated defense system helix-turn-helix domain-containing protein MAD1 translates to MSDEVLTIKEVAEYLKVNERTIYRLAASGELPGFRVGNAWRFKKSDLEEWISSQAAQSKGTGNGNN, encoded by the coding sequence ATGAGTGATGAAGTGTTAACCATCAAAGAAGTGGCTGAATACCTAAAAGTGAATGAGCGTACTATTTATCGGCTTGCAGCCAGTGGCGAATTGCCGGGCTTTCGGGTTGGTAATGCGTGGCGTTTTAAAAAATCTGACCTGGAAGAATGGATTAGCTCACAGGCAGCCCAAAGTAAAGGAACAGGTAATGGTAATAACTGA
- a CDS encoding SNF2-related protein, whose protein sequence is MVITDYQAKYFAQELTIRHAENGVDKLSQSLFDASVDLNPHQIHAALFALNNPLSKGVVLADEVGLGKTIEAGLVLSQYWAERKRQILIICPASLRRQWAQELGEKFNLPTQILDAKTWRTSINNGQGNPLANQCISIMSYHYAARMETQLMLEPWDIVVIDEAHKLRNAHRSSNRMGQTLRRALEGSKKLLLTATPLQNSLMELYGLSTIIDDQIFGDERSFKQQFVNNESALGHLKKRLTGFIQRTLRKDVLEYVRYTQRQTLTIPFKPSSAEMALYEGISALLEKEESYALPKSQRHLTGLILRKLLASSSHAVLNTLETIKRRLVDLKVQTKSDLDLISELVESDDLGEEYSEYVEETQSNTPESDIDFELLNAEIAELEHYIEQAKSITTDSKTQALLTALNQGFAKMEEMGASRKVIIFTESKRTQEYLARFLEANGFADKLVTFNGSNNHPEATKVYQQWLAENQGSDKVSGSPQIDRRTALIDYFRHHAEVMIATEAAAEGVNLQFCSLLINYDLPWNPQRVEQRIGRCHRYGQQFDVVVINFLNEENKADQRVLELLTEKFHLFDGVFGASDDVLGSIESGIDFEKRIQNIYETCRQPAEIEAAFDQLQKELEADINQKVRETQQLLLENFDEDIHDLLKIQLDAAQQRLDKVGRWFWQLSTHELAAIADINPSNHSFTLNQSINQAPAGCYQLVRRGQQRASNENGKLANAHVYRITHPLGEWVISNALQRELPIASVIFDYSNHQTKISMLEPLVGSSGVLSLQKFSVESLGRSEDHLLFVAQDEHGNQLPSEVVQKLMQLSTCVQSEVSEQELAALYPSYQNALQQALQQSRLGIEKQVNDRNLSFFEQEVNKLDSWADDLKEGLEQSIKELDKQIKQVRREAKIAPTLEEKLALQKQQRQLESQRNKSRRELFDKQDEVDEKREQLIESLEGKLNKKTSQQTLFTIGWRVQ, encoded by the coding sequence ATGGTAATAACTGATTATCAAGCCAAGTACTTCGCGCAAGAGTTAACCATTCGTCATGCTGAAAACGGCGTTGATAAGCTGTCGCAATCACTTTTCGATGCGAGTGTCGATCTCAATCCACATCAAATTCATGCCGCTCTTTTTGCTTTAAACAACCCGTTAAGCAAAGGGGTTGTGTTAGCTGATGAAGTTGGGTTGGGTAAAACCATTGAAGCTGGCCTTGTACTGTCACAGTACTGGGCAGAGCGTAAACGCCAAATTCTAATCATCTGTCCGGCCTCATTACGACGTCAGTGGGCACAAGAACTAGGTGAGAAGTTTAATCTGCCGACGCAAATTTTAGACGCAAAAACTTGGCGCACCAGCATCAATAATGGGCAAGGAAATCCGCTCGCCAACCAGTGCATTTCTATTATGTCCTATCACTATGCGGCGCGTATGGAAACACAGCTAATGTTGGAGCCATGGGACATTGTGGTTATCGACGAAGCACACAAGTTGCGTAATGCGCACCGTAGTAGCAACAGAATGGGTCAAACTTTACGCCGAGCTTTGGAAGGCAGTAAAAAGTTATTACTCACCGCCACACCGTTACAAAATTCACTGATGGAGTTGTATGGTTTATCAACCATAATCGACGACCAAATTTTTGGTGATGAAAGAAGCTTCAAACAACAATTTGTAAACAACGAAAGTGCACTAGGGCATTTAAAGAAACGACTTACCGGGTTTATTCAGCGTACTTTGCGAAAGGATGTACTCGAATACGTCCGTTATACCCAACGCCAAACACTCACCATACCGTTTAAACCTTCAAGTGCTGAAATGGCGCTTTACGAGGGCATTAGTGCCTTGTTGGAAAAAGAAGAAAGCTATGCGCTGCCTAAAAGCCAGCGTCATTTAACAGGGTTAATACTTAGAAAGCTGCTAGCGTCTAGCTCTCACGCTGTACTCAATACACTCGAAACGATTAAACGCCGACTAGTTGACCTTAAAGTGCAAACAAAATCCGACCTCGATCTAATCAGTGAGCTTGTTGAAAGTGATGATTTAGGAGAAGAGTACAGCGAGTATGTTGAAGAAACACAAAGCAATACCCCTGAGAGTGACATTGACTTTGAGTTACTCAATGCTGAGATAGCCGAGCTTGAGCATTATATCGAGCAGGCTAAATCCATCACCACCGACAGTAAAACCCAAGCCTTGCTAACAGCGCTTAATCAGGGGTTTGCCAAAATGGAGGAGATGGGTGCATCACGTAAAGTCATTATTTTTACTGAGTCTAAGCGCACGCAAGAATACCTAGCTCGTTTCCTCGAAGCGAATGGCTTTGCTGATAAATTAGTCACCTTTAATGGCAGCAACAACCATCCAGAAGCAACCAAAGTTTATCAGCAGTGGTTAGCTGAAAACCAAGGTAGTGATAAGGTTAGTGGTTCACCGCAAATTGACCGCCGTACCGCCCTAATTGATTACTTCCGCCATCATGCCGAAGTTATGATCGCAACCGAAGCGGCTGCAGAAGGAGTTAACTTACAGTTCTGTTCGTTACTGATTAACTATGACTTGCCATGGAACCCACAACGGGTAGAGCAACGCATTGGCCGTTGTCATCGCTATGGGCAGCAATTCGATGTTGTAGTGATTAACTTTCTTAACGAGGAAAACAAAGCCGATCAGCGCGTTTTAGAGTTACTGACTGAAAAATTTCATCTGTTCGATGGCGTGTTTGGTGCATCGGACGATGTGCTAGGCAGTATTGAATCTGGCATTGATTTTGAAAAACGCATCCAAAATATATACGAGACTTGTCGGCAACCGGCAGAAATAGAAGCAGCTTTTGATCAGCTACAAAAAGAGCTAGAAGCCGACATTAACCAAAAAGTGCGCGAGACCCAGCAGCTCCTGCTGGAAAATTTCGATGAAGATATTCACGACTTACTGAAAATTCAGCTTGATGCCGCGCAGCAACGCCTCGATAAAGTAGGCCGCTGGTTCTGGCAACTCAGTACCCATGAGCTTGCTGCTATCGCAGATATCAACCCAAGCAACCATAGCTTTACGCTTAATCAAAGTATCAATCAGGCTCCTGCAGGTTGCTACCAACTTGTACGCCGAGGACAACAAAGGGCCAGCAATGAAAATGGCAAATTAGCCAATGCCCACGTTTACCGTATCACCCACCCATTAGGAGAATGGGTGATCAGCAACGCGCTTCAACGTGAATTACCTATTGCCAGCGTAATTTTTGATTACAGCAACCACCAAACAAAAATCAGTATGCTAGAACCCTTAGTGGGTTCGTCAGGTGTACTAAGCTTACAAAAATTCAGTGTCGAATCATTGGGGCGTAGCGAAGACCATTTATTGTTCGTTGCGCAAGACGAGCATGGCAACCAGCTACCAAGTGAAGTAGTGCAAAAGCTGATGCAGCTCAGTACCTGTGTGCAAAGTGAAGTCAGTGAGCAAGAACTTGCCGCCTTATATCCGAGCTATCAAAATGCGCTACAGCAAGCGTTACAGCAATCGAGGCTTGGCATCGAAAAGCAAGTCAACGATCGCAATCTTAGCTTCTTCGAACAAGAGGTTAACAAGTTAGATTCTTGGGCAGACGATTTAAAAGAAGGGCTTGAACAATCTATAAAAGAGCTCGATAAGCAAATCAAACAAGTGCGCCGTGAAGCAAAAATTGCCCCCACACTTGAAGAAAAGCTCGCTCTGCAAAAGCAGCAGCGCCAATTAGAAAGTCAGCGTAATAAAAGCCGTCGTGAATTGTTTGATAAACAAGACGAAGTAGATGAAAAGCGCGAACAGCTTATTGAAAGCTTAGAAGGCAAACTGAATAAAAAAACCAGCCAACAGACCCTATTTACCATTGGGTGGAGGGTTCAATGA